A region from the Bacteroidota bacterium genome encodes:
- a CDS encoding polysaccharide deacetylase family protein, translated as MKPATVPAFLRMFVPGLIWQKPAGEKKIYLTFDDGPDPEVTPAVLGLLGRYNALATFFCVGQNVERHPEVFAQTARLGHLQGNHSYNHLNGWKTPLGTYYDNVMKCRELVNSAWFRPPYGRITPAQIHTLRKEFNIVMWSVLSYDFDQQITGEECLQLVMRHAGDGSIVVFHDSLKAAPRMLFALEHTLQHFSELGYRFCRLDDQPT; from the coding sequence ATGAAGCCTGCAACCGTTCCCGCTTTTCTGCGCATGTTTGTGCCCGGTCTGATCTGGCAGAAGCCTGCCGGCGAAAAGAAAATTTACCTCACCTTCGACGATGGCCCCGATCCTGAGGTGACGCCCGCTGTGCTCGGGTTGCTCGGGCGCTACAATGCACTGGCCACCTTTTTTTGTGTGGGTCAGAATGTGGAACGGCATCCGGAGGTATTTGCCCAAACAGCCAGGCTTGGTCATTTGCAGGGCAACCACTCGTACAACCACCTCAATGGCTGGAAGACTCCTTTGGGCACGTATTACGATAACGTGATGAAATGCCGCGAGCTGGTCAATTCAGCCTGGTTCCGACCGCCCTACGGCCGCATCACTCCGGCTCAGATACATACCTTGCGCAAGGAGTTCAACATTGTGATGTGGTCGGTTTTGAGCTACGATTTCGACCAGCAGATTACCGGGGAGGAATGCCTGCAGCTGGTGATGCGTCATGCCGGCGATGGCAGCATTGTGGTGTTTCACGACAGCCTCAAGGCTGCACCGCGCATGTTGTTTGCGCTGGAGCACACATTGCAACATTTTTCTGAACTGGGTTACCGATTCTGCCGGCTCGACGACCAGCCAACCTAA
- a CDS encoding Ig-like domain-containing protein: protein MMQPLFTVFRATALAGILLLFAVRCANPVMPLGGEKDFTPPQVVHAVPPAGGVNFTGRMVSITFDEFVKLDKINQQSLISPAPPTRPEYRIKGKTLQVRFVEDLFENTTYTLFFGNAIVDLTENNPIEGFNFVFSTGPVLDSMSLAGKVEFAFNRKPAEGVFVMLYRQQPDSIPLDSLQFRAKPYYVARSDKQGRFRFTNLRNEPYHLFAIEDKNNNLLYDKGSEHIAFADSLVFPVFKGRPVSDTAADTITSAAGRIRYKQITDSLYYASMPLQSLRMFAEVDSTQKLLRADVPRTGLLRFAFRYPAKDLKIKILDSLPEEFSLVKTSNPAGDTLLWYFRDGLADSLRLVVQTDTTAADTLRLALKPRQQAVRRTAQNEPANLLHITTNTSGQRLDPGNVLQLRFSEPVLHYAMRDTNIFIRNNDTLFNVLDFRAKDQTGLIFELAGPIPEMNENIRMIIPDSVFFGLNGTVNERTEISFKIPPLTEYGTIKVLITDLPHSLVIIQLVDPKDEVVQRITITEKGQYTFGPLRQGKYRLKAINDANGNKRWDTGDVVKRLQPEWVTYFEKDLDVRPNWDIEEEWAISF from the coding sequence ATGATGCAGCCATTGTTTACTGTTTTCCGGGCCACAGCATTGGCAGGCATACTGCTGTTGTTTGCGGTGCGTTGTGCCAATCCTGTGATGCCTTTGGGGGGCGAAAAGGACTTTACACCTCCCCAGGTAGTGCACGCTGTTCCACCGGCAGGCGGGGTCAACTTCACCGGCCGTATGGTCAGCATTACTTTCGACGAATTCGTCAAACTCGACAAGATCAACCAGCAGTCGCTCATCTCACCCGCACCACCCACGCGGCCCGAATACCGCATCAAAGGCAAAACCCTGCAGGTAAGGTTTGTCGAAGACCTGTTCGAAAACACCACATACACCCTGTTTTTTGGCAATGCCATCGTTGACCTGACGGAAAACAATCCCATCGAGGGATTCAACTTTGTGTTTTCCACCGGCCCGGTGCTCGACTCCATGTCGTTGGCCGGCAAGGTCGAATTTGCGTTCAACCGCAAACCTGCCGAAGGCGTGTTTGTGATGCTCTACCGCCAGCAGCCCGACAGCATTCCGCTTGACTCCCTGCAATTTCGCGCAAAGCCTTATTATGTAGCCCGAAGCGACAAACAAGGGCGTTTCAGATTCACCAACCTGCGCAATGAGCCCTATCACCTCTTTGCCATCGAAGACAAGAACAACAACCTGCTCTACGATAAAGGAAGCGAGCACATTGCGTTTGCCGACAGCCTGGTTTTTCCGGTTTTCAAAGGCAGGCCGGTGTCGGATACTGCAGCCGATACCATCACCTCTGCCGCCGGCAGGATCCGATACAAACAAATTACCGACAGCCTGTATTACGCTTCCATGCCATTGCAAAGCCTGCGAATGTTTGCCGAAGTCGACTCGACGCAGAAGCTGCTCAGGGCCGACGTGCCCCGCACTGGTCTGCTACGGTTTGCGTTTCGTTATCCCGCCAAAGATTTGAAAATCAAGATATTGGATAGTCTGCCTGAGGAATTCAGCCTGGTGAAGACGAGCAATCCGGCAGGCGATACCCTGTTGTGGTATTTCCGCGATGGGCTGGCCGACAGCCTTCGTCTTGTGGTGCAGACCGATACCACAGCTGCCGACACGCTGCGACTTGCCCTCAAACCAAGGCAGCAGGCTGTGCGGCGAACAGCACAGAATGAACCTGCTAACCTGCTGCACATCACCACAAATACCAGTGGCCAGCGCCTCGATCCGGGCAATGTGCTTCAGCTCCGCTTCAGCGAACCAGTGCTGCACTATGCCATGCGCGATACCAACATCTTCATCCGCAATAATGACACCCTGTTCAATGTGCTTGATTTCAGGGCAAAGGATCAAACAGGCCTGATTTTCGAGCTTGCCGGTCCAATTCCGGAAATGAACGAAAACATCCGCATGATCATCCCCGACTCCGTATTCTTCGGGCTCAACGGCACGGTAAACGAACGGACAGAAATTTCATTCAAGATACCACCTTTGACTGAATACGGTACCATCAAGGTGCTTATCACCGACCTGCCCCACAGCCTTGTTATCATCCAGCTGGTCGATCCCAAGGACGAGGTCGTGCAGCGCATCACCATCACCGAAAAAGGGCAATACACCTTTGGCCCGCTGCGGCAGGGGAAATATCGCCTCAAGGCCATAAACGATGCCAATGGCAACAAGCGCTGGGATACGGGCGATGTGGTGAAACGCCTGCAACCTGAATGGGTTACCTATTTCGAGAAGGATCTGGACGTGCGGCCCAACTGGGACATCGAAGAGGAATGGGCCATTAGCTTTTGA
- a CDS encoding winged helix-turn-helix transcriptional regulator has protein sequence MENIELNVYKLEQLSARLKAMAHPVRIAIIEMLTNTQQMSVTEIYNQLSIEQAAASHHLNIMKNKGILMARREGKKIYYSLVNESLSDIIRCLGKCKEADTTRTKQIERQTA, from the coding sequence ATGGAAAACATTGAACTGAACGTATATAAGCTGGAACAACTCTCGGCCAGGCTGAAGGCCATGGCCCATCCCGTGCGTATTGCTATCATCGAGATGCTGACCAATACCCAGCAGATGAGCGTCACTGAGATTTACAATCAACTTTCGATTGAGCAGGCAGCGGCATCGCATCACCTCAACATAATGAAAAACAAGGGGATACTGATGGCAAGGCGCGAAGGCAAAAAGATTTATTATTCGCTGGTCAACGAGTCGCTCTCCGACATTATTCGTTGTCTGGGCAAGTGTAAAGAGGCCGATACAACCCGAACCAAGCAGATAGAGCGTCAGACCGCCTGA
- the ade gene encoding adenine deaminase, whose translation MKPINSSFSVEGKIIDVVAGRIFPGRIEVEHGKIVSVTEDRTVDGPYVLPGLVDAHVHIESSMLTPAEFARIAVIHGTVATVSDPHEIANVLGLSGVEFMIDNGKRVPFHFYFGAPSCVPATGFETSGAKLGVDALDVLMARPEINYMAEMMNWPGVIFGDAEVQAKLALAKKYGKPVDGHAPGLRSEQAAKYAAAGITTDHECFELDEAREKIALGMKVLIREGSAARNFEELLPVLDESPDMVMFCSDDKHPDELVQGHIDLLVKRAIAAGYDPMKVIRCCTLNPVRHYRLNTGLLQPGDPADFILVNNLNDFKVRETYVGGRMVASHGQSLIERVESHRPNRFEIIELLPGQLKVPDNGKPVKIIKAIEGQLITETLIGRPRPVDGYLESDTSQDFLKILVMNRFEPAPPAIGFIHGLGLKQGAIASTVAHDSHNIIACGTNDDDLLEALRLLAQSKGGIVAVDGKSHVLVPLPVAGLMSDNDGFEVASSYEKINAFAASLGSRMQAPFMTLSFMALLVIPQLKLSDKGLFDGSKFEFTSLEADTVS comes from the coding sequence ATGAAACCAATCAATTCCAGCTTTTCGGTAGAGGGTAAAATAATCGATGTGGTCGCCGGACGGATTTTTCCCGGCCGGATTGAGGTTGAGCATGGAAAAATTGTCAGCGTGACTGAAGACCGCACTGTTGATGGGCCGTATGTGTTGCCCGGGCTGGTGGATGCACATGTGCACATCGAGAGTTCGATGCTCACCCCGGCCGAGTTTGCACGCATTGCGGTAATCCACGGCACGGTGGCCACGGTATCCGACCCGCACGAGATAGCCAATGTACTGGGTTTATCCGGGGTGGAGTTTATGATAGACAACGGAAAACGGGTGCCCTTTCACTTCTATTTTGGCGCACCCAGCTGTGTACCGGCCACTGGTTTCGAAACTTCCGGCGCCAAACTTGGTGTGGATGCCCTCGATGTGCTGATGGCCCGGCCGGAAATCAACTACATGGCCGAAATGATGAACTGGCCCGGAGTGATCTTTGGTGATGCCGAAGTGCAGGCCAAACTCGCTCTGGCCAAAAAATACGGCAAGCCGGTTGACGGACATGCCCCGGGCTTGCGGAGCGAACAAGCAGCAAAATATGCTGCCGCAGGTATCACCACCGACCACGAGTGCTTTGAACTGGACGAAGCCCGCGAAAAAATAGCCCTTGGAATGAAGGTGCTGATCAGGGAAGGCTCTGCAGCCCGCAATTTTGAAGAGCTTCTGCCGGTGCTCGACGAATCGCCCGACATGGTGATGTTCTGCTCCGACGACAAACATCCCGACGAACTCGTGCAGGGCCATATCGATCTGCTTGTCAAACGTGCCATTGCTGCAGGATACGATCCGATGAAAGTGATCAGGTGCTGCACCCTCAACCCGGTCAGACATTACAGGCTCAACACCGGCCTGCTGCAACCCGGCGACCCGGCTGACTTTATTCTTGTTAATAACCTGAACGATTTCAAGGTGCGCGAAACATATGTTGGCGGCCGGATGGTGGCATCGCATGGCCAATCGCTTATAGAAAGGGTCGAAAGCCACAGGCCAAACAGGTTCGAGATCATCGAACTCTTGCCCGGGCAACTTAAAGTGCCCGATAACGGCAAACCGGTAAAAATCATCAAAGCCATTGAAGGACAACTGATTACCGAAACCCTCATCGGGCGTCCCCGCCCGGTGGATGGTTATCTGGAAAGCGATACCAGCCAGGACTTTCTGAAGATTCTGGTCATGAACCGTTTCGAACCAGCTCCGCCGGCCATTGGTTTCATTCATGGATTAGGCCTCAAACAAGGTGCCATCGCTTCGACTGTTGCACACGACAGCCACAACATCATCGCTTGCGGCACCAACGACGACGACCTGCTTGAGGCGCTCCGGCTGCTCGCACAAAGCAAGGGCGGCATTGTGGCCGTCGATGGAAAATCGCATGTGCTTGTCCCGCTGCCTGTTGCCGGATTGATGTCGGACAACGACGGTTTTGAAGTGGCCTCGAGCTACGAAAAAATCAATGCCTTTGCTGCCTCGCTGGGCAGCCGCATGCAGGCACCGTTTATGACACTTTCGTTTATGGCCTTGCTTGTCATACCTCAGCTCAAACTGAGCGATAAGGGCCTCTTCGACGGCAGCAAATTTGAATTCACAAGCCTGGAAGCAGACACGGTCAGTTAA
- a CDS encoding TonB-dependent receptor — translation MRYLCLLLYLVAGMPQLWANHQRPATDANIFGHVLDAKTGEHLPFVNILIKGTRLGTTTDASGHYFLANVPVGEQVLLVSALGYRQGQALFVAQAGNTLEVNVMLEPEAINLQEVVLSASPTASGFRYQPDAVLLGEMLQRKSEVSFGEMLNGQAGLAMRSMGSAPGRPVIRGLGGDRVLMLENGERMGDVSETSADHAISLDPLAASRIEIIRGPAGLLYGPSAIGGVVNVLTSDIPDQQGGSGGGLIALHGASMNRMGSGFGRYTYARGTSAFTARVALRQAGNITTPEGELPGTSMNNFDASAGWATENRYGIGGFSLSANKQQYEIPDKIDIEGERVEIRTSRQNLQGRWNAGRKGFFDRWQLRFNAASFRQKEVEITEPPAGPFEEFVGLTYNQQSFSGTLTAQHKAFRFFDRGALGMTLQLRQLDISGPEAFTPGEIRNNLGLFTFQEIPLSDKFRLQAGLRSDLQYLRAMPNDVFTQVNDKRFRLNVTASAGFNHRPLPGWEVGAQLARSHRNPSVTELYANGPHLGAGTFEIGNPQLDDEVGHGADMFVRFENKVQKAEFALFHTYFRNFISFEPSGTNDPVSGYPVFTYQGREASLSGGELQYSRKIGGGFEAGLVADFVYGRMKPDRLSWQPLPSIPPFRFAATLDYERQRWWAGAKVQLASAQHRVAPGEEVTDGYTLLGLHGGWRLSRAGRHVLAFRLDNALNTSYRDHLSRVEDRGYPMPGRNLSVTYRWYF, via the coding sequence ATGAGATATTTATGTCTATTGCTATATCTTGTTGCAGGCATGCCACAGCTTTGGGCTAATCATCAGCGACCGGCCACTGATGCCAATATTTTTGGACATGTGCTGGATGCGAAAACCGGCGAACACCTGCCATTTGTCAACATCCTGATCAAAGGAACAAGGCTGGGTACTACTACCGATGCTTCAGGTCATTATTTTCTGGCTAACGTACCTGTTGGCGAGCAGGTTTTGCTGGTTTCGGCGCTTGGCTACAGGCAAGGGCAGGCGCTGTTTGTTGCTCAGGCAGGTAATACGTTGGAGGTCAATGTGATGCTTGAGCCGGAAGCGATCAATCTTCAGGAAGTGGTTCTGTCGGCCAGTCCCACAGCCAGCGGGTTCAGGTATCAGCCCGATGCCGTTTTGCTGGGCGAGATGCTTCAGCGCAAATCGGAAGTCAGTTTTGGCGAGATGCTCAATGGTCAGGCGGGACTGGCCATGCGCAGCATGGGTTCGGCACCGGGTCGGCCGGTCATACGTGGTTTGGGTGGCGACCGGGTGCTGATGCTCGAAAACGGCGAGCGCATGGGCGATGTTTCTGAGACTTCGGCCGATCATGCCATCAGCCTCGATCCGTTGGCTGCCAGCCGCATCGAAATTATCCGCGGGCCGGCGGGGCTGCTCTACGGACCAAGTGCTATCGGCGGGGTGGTCAACGTGCTCACCTCCGATATTCCCGATCAGCAGGGTGGAAGCGGGGGCGGACTCATCGCATTGCACGGGGCAAGCATGAACCGAATGGGTTCTGGATTCGGACGATATACCTATGCCCGGGGCACTTCGGCATTCACCGCACGTGTCGCCTTGCGGCAGGCAGGAAATATTACCACACCCGAAGGTGAGCTGCCCGGCACTTCGATGAACAACTTTGATGCATCAGCAGGCTGGGCCACCGAAAACCGCTATGGCATCGGCGGATTCAGCTTGTCGGCCAACAAGCAGCAGTACGAAATTCCCGACAAGATTGACATTGAGGGTGAGCGTGTTGAAATTCGCACCTCACGACAAAACCTGCAGGGCCGCTGGAATGCAGGCAGAAAAGGCTTTTTCGATCGCTGGCAATTGCGTTTTAATGCTGCAAGTTTCAGGCAAAAGGAAGTGGAAATCACCGAGCCGCCTGCAGGACCTTTTGAGGAATTTGTCGGCCTGACCTACAATCAGCAAAGTTTCAGCGGCACCCTTACAGCCCAGCATAAGGCTTTCCGGTTTTTCGACCGGGGTGCCCTGGGGATGACCCTTCAGCTGCGCCAACTTGATATTTCTGGTCCTGAGGCATTTACACCAGGCGAGATCCGGAATAACCTGGGATTGTTCACTTTTCAGGAAATTCCGCTTTCGGATAAGTTCAGGCTGCAGGCCGGATTGCGCAGCGACCTGCAATACCTGCGTGCCATGCCCAACGATGTGTTTACGCAGGTGAACGACAAGCGATTCCGGTTAAATGTAACTGCCTCGGCAGGTTTCAATCACCGACCATTGCCCGGTTGGGAAGTGGGCGCTCAGCTGGCACGCTCGCACCGAAATCCCTCGGTGACAGAACTTTATGCCAATGGTCCACATCTTGGGGCTGGCACGTTCGAGATCGGTAACCCTCAGCTTGACGACGAGGTCGGACATGGGGCCGATATGTTCGTCCGCTTTGAAAATAAAGTCCAAAAGGCGGAGTTTGCCTTGTTTCACACCTATTTCCGCAATTTTATCAGCTTTGAACCCTCGGGAACAAACGATCCTGTTTCGGGCTACCCTGTGTTTACTTACCAGGGTCGCGAGGCCAGCCTGAGTGGGGGTGAGTTGCAATATTCCCGCAAAATCGGCGGAGGTTTCGAAGCTGGGCTTGTGGCCGACTTTGTGTATGGCCGCATGAAACCTGATCGGCTCAGTTGGCAGCCTCTGCCATCGATTCCTCCGTTTCGTTTCGCTGCCACATTGGATTATGAGCGCCAACGGTGGTGGGCAGGAGCAAAGGTGCAGCTTGCATCCGCTCAACACAGGGTAGCTCCCGGCGAGGAGGTCACCGATGGCTACACTTTGCTGGGTTTACATGGGGGATGGCGCTTGAGCCGGGCCGGCCGCCATGTGCTGGCTTTTCGCCTCGACAACGCCCTCAATACCAGCTACCGCGACCACCTCTCGCGTGTGGAAGACCGCGGTTATCCCATGCCCGGCCGCAACCTGTCGGTTACCTACCGCTGGTATTTCTGA
- a CDS encoding MFS transporter, which produces MNRYLDIRSYLERLTFVFRALESRNFRMFFFANLFSLLGTWMQNLAIGWLVYRLTDSAAYLGLTGFMGQIPALLLTPVAGVYADRMNRRNVLVITQTIPMLLAFLLAILLYTNTLNVHIVLGIVLVNGFALAFDTPFRHAFLLEMVGDKKLIPNAVALNSTLVNTARFIGPTLGGLLVALYGEGFCFLLNGISFIGVVVALLMMKTPGFKPQVRNRTVIQDLKEGFGYTWRFIPARYMILLVTTTSLFGLPFQGFLPVFARDILQGGSQLLGFLTGAVGAGALTGAFYLASRQSMRPLPGIIAISALTFGIGLAIFSQSQLAWFSLLILYLSGFGMITQFVATNTLLQTLVEEDKKGRVLSFYSMSFMGFTPLGSLLLGAAAEYAGVQTTFLLAGLVLLVAGLLYRRQLNKIRSILFGSPA; this is translated from the coding sequence ATGAACCGTTACCTCGACATCCGCTCCTACCTCGAAAGGCTCACCTTTGTCTTTAGGGCACTCGAAAGCCGAAACTTCAGGATGTTCTTTTTTGCCAACCTGTTTTCGTTGCTGGGCACCTGGATGCAAAACCTTGCCATCGGCTGGCTGGTGTATAGGCTCACCGATTCGGCCGCATACCTGGGACTTACCGGATTTATGGGGCAAATACCAGCCTTGCTGCTTACCCCTGTGGCAGGGGTTTATGCCGACAGGATGAACCGGCGCAATGTACTGGTCATTACCCAAACAATCCCAATGCTGCTTGCCTTTCTGTTGGCTATCTTGCTTTATACCAATACATTAAATGTGCATATCGTGCTCGGTATCGTGCTGGTCAACGGTTTTGCTCTGGCCTTCGACACCCCGTTCAGGCATGCCTTTCTGCTTGAGATGGTGGGCGACAAAAAGCTCATTCCCAATGCGGTGGCACTCAATTCCACCCTCGTAAACACGGCCAGGTTTATCGGCCCGACGCTTGGGGGGCTACTGGTGGCGCTTTATGGCGAAGGTTTTTGTTTTTTACTCAACGGCATCTCCTTTATCGGGGTTGTGGTTGCCCTCCTGATGATGAAGACCCCCGGTTTCAAGCCTCAGGTAAGGAATCGGACTGTTATCCAGGACCTTAAAGAAGGGTTTGGCTACACATGGCGATTCATTCCAGCCCGGTATATGATCCTGCTGGTCACCACCACCAGTTTGTTTGGGCTTCCCTTCCAGGGTTTTCTGCCGGTGTTTGCGCGCGATATTTTGCAGGGTGGATCGCAATTGCTTGGTTTTCTGACAGGTGCTGTTGGCGCGGGTGCCCTCACCGGGGCATTTTATCTGGCATCGCGGCAAAGCATGCGCCCACTGCCCGGCATTATTGCCATAAGTGCCCTCACTTTTGGCATCGGATTGGCCATCTTCAGCCAATCGCAGCTTGCATGGTTTTCGCTGCTCATCTTATACCTCAGCGGTTTCGGCATGATAACCCAGTTTGTGGCCACCAATACCCTGCTGCAAACTTTGGTGGAGGAAGATAAAAAAGGTCGGGTGCTTTCGTTCTACAGCATGTCGTTCATGGGCTTTACGCCTTTGGGAAGCCTGCTTCTTGGCGCGGCTGCGGAATATGCCGGCGTGCAAACAACCTTTCTGCTGGCAGGATTGGTGTTGTTAGTTGCCGGATTGCTCTATCGCCGCCAGCTGAATAAGATCAGGAGCATACTTTTCGGCAGTCCGGCTTAG
- a CDS encoding RidA family protein yields the protein MQHISTTFAPAPAGHYSQAIVHNGLIFVSGQLAIDPVSRQPLHLPAGEQLVIALTNLENILKAAGSNRNKIVKCTVFIADISLWPEANQAYAGFFGEHRPARSIVPTGPLHHGLLVEVEAIAAID from the coding sequence ATGCAGCACATCAGCACTACATTCGCACCTGCACCGGCCGGCCATTACAGCCAGGCCATCGTGCACAACGGACTTATTTTTGTTTCCGGACAGCTGGCCATCGACCCGGTATCGCGGCAACCCCTGCATCTCCCCGCCGGCGAGCAGCTTGTCATTGCTCTGACCAATCTGGAAAACATCCTGAAAGCAGCAGGAAGCAACCGGAACAAAATCGTGAAATGTACTGTATTTATTGCCGACATCAGCCTATGGCCCGAAGCCAATCAGGCATATGCCGGCTTTTTTGGCGAACACAGGCCGGCTCGCTCCATAGTGCCTACCGGGCCATTGCACCATGGTTTGCTGGTCGAGGTGGAGGCCATTGCCGCAATTGACTAA
- a CDS encoding ROK family protein: MSRDTSTVFVLDAGGTGFKFSAVRSGLEVVEPFTIPAAGQSLNEVLDKIIAGFTMIGERCGCQPAALSFSFPGPADYASGIIGDLENLPHFRGGVALGPMLEEIFRCPVFINNDGDLFAYGEALQGFLPEVNRLLEQQGNPKRYQNLLGVTLGTGFGGGIVLNGNLLRGDNSAGGEINRMRNLLYPQTSAEDSISIRGIKRVFAREAGIDPAACPEPFGIYEIAMGRKDGHREAALKAWDEMAKALADALANAVTLIDGLVVIGGGLSGAWPVFMKPLVRYMNEAFADLQGKAVDRLEIKTYNLQDDEQVIAFTEKTGHMVKVPKIDREVWLWYDPVKKTGVGISKLGTSSAVAVGAYAYAAQQLGF; encoded by the coding sequence ATGAGCAGGGATACAAGTACCGTTTTTGTGCTTGATGCAGGAGGTACAGGATTTAAGTTTTCGGCGGTCAGAAGCGGGTTGGAAGTGGTTGAGCCCTTCACCATTCCCGCAGCAGGCCAAAGCCTGAATGAGGTTTTAGACAAGATCATTGCAGGTTTCACGATGATAGGGGAGCGTTGCGGTTGCCAGCCTGCTGCCCTGAGCTTCAGCTTTCCCGGACCGGCCGATTACGCTTCGGGGATTATAGGCGATCTCGAGAATCTGCCGCATTTTCGTGGCGGAGTAGCCCTGGGACCTATGCTCGAGGAAATTTTCCGCTGCCCCGTTTTTATCAATAACGATGGCGACCTCTTTGCCTATGGCGAAGCTTTGCAGGGCTTTTTACCCGAGGTGAACCGCCTGCTCGAGCAACAGGGCAATCCCAAACGCTATCAAAACCTGCTTGGCGTAACGCTCGGCACCGGTTTCGGCGGGGGCATCGTGCTCAATGGCAACCTGCTTCGTGGCGACAACTCGGCCGGAGGCGAGATCAACCGCATGCGCAACTTGCTTTATCCGCAAACCAGCGCCGAAGACAGCATCTCCATCAGGGGAATAAAACGCGTTTTTGCCCGCGAAGCCGGCATCGACCCTGCCGCCTGCCCCGAACCTTTTGGTATTTATGAAATTGCTATGGGCCGTAAGGATGGCCACCGCGAGGCAGCACTCAAGGCGTGGGACGAAATGGCAAAAGCGCTGGCCGACGCCCTGGCCAATGCGGTTACGCTCATCGACGGATTGGTAGTTATCGGCGGTGGACTTTCCGGCGCATGGCCAGTGTTCATGAAGCCGCTTGTGAGATACATGAACGAGGCTTTTGCCGACCTGCAGGGCAAGGCCGTGGACCGCCTCGAAATAAAAACTTACAACCTGCAGGATGATGAGCAGGTGATTGCTTTCACCGAAAAAACCGGCCATATGGTCAAAGTGCCCAAGATTGACCGCGAAGTGTGGCTTTGGTACGATCCTGTCAAGAAAACCGGTGTGGGCATCAGCAAACTCGGCACTTCGAGCGCTGTGGCTGTAGGGGCTTATGCTTATGCTGCCCAGCAGCTAGGGTTTTAA